One window from the genome of Paraneptunicella aestuarii encodes:
- a CDS encoding PhnD/SsuA/transferrin family substrate-binding protein, with amino-acid sequence MRIIVLIYFVVTSNLVFAETYTFAFVPQQSAKKMAKKWQPILDYLSEKTGDDYRFTTAKDIPTFEKRLASNTYDVAYMNPYHFTVFNVSPGYQALVKQKDKRITGIIVVHKDSPIKTLEELNGATIAFPAPAAFAATLLTSAEFRKKGISIYPQYVSSHDSVYLNVSRGFMVAGGGVSRTFYNADKAVQDKLRILLTTPQYTPHAFAVKSSLPEAVVNRLKLAMVHMHESELGGKLLKSVNFNGFEAATNADWDDVRALGIDIINQ; translated from the coding sequence ATGAGGATTATCGTTCTAATTTATTTTGTTGTGACTTCAAATCTTGTTTTTGCAGAAACCTACACCTTTGCATTTGTGCCACAACAATCAGCCAAGAAAATGGCTAAAAAGTGGCAGCCTATTCTTGATTACCTTAGTGAGAAAACCGGGGACGATTATCGTTTTACCACCGCGAAGGATATTCCCACCTTCGAGAAGCGACTCGCGTCTAACACTTATGACGTTGCTTATATGAACCCTTATCATTTCACTGTGTTTAATGTTTCACCTGGCTATCAGGCGTTGGTGAAGCAGAAAGATAAACGCATTACAGGGATTATCGTGGTTCATAAAGACTCGCCCATTAAAACACTGGAAGAGCTGAATGGGGCAACTATCGCTTTTCCTGCACCAGCAGCGTTTGCTGCAACATTGCTGACATCTGCTGAATTTCGCAAGAAAGGGATCTCCATCTATCCGCAATATGTATCGTCCCACGATTCCGTTTATTTAAATGTTTCACGAGGTTTTATGGTGGCAGGAGGAGGTGTTTCACGAACATTTTATAATGCTGACAAAGCCGTTCAGGACAAATTACGAATTCTTCTGACAACCCCTCAATACACACCTCACGCCTTTGCTGTTAAGTCATCTCTTCCGGAAGCTGTTGTCAATCGCTTGAAGTTGGCTATGGTGCATATGCATGAGTCTGAATTAGGGGGAAAGTTACTTAAAAGTGTGAATTTCAATGGGTTTGAAGCAGCGACTAATGCTGATTGGGATGATGTTAGAGCATTAGGTATCGACATTATTAATCAGTAA
- a CDS encoding putative porin, protein MNKHHLISATFVLLTATEASSDTQLYGDILIRYEDEGNHISLPPRERMRLIAHAGIKTQWTENWLTHFRLGTGLKNKQNVPGITIHRFSEQPQPDSDIFLERAFIQGKGENWKVEIGKVPWNNFQVTDIFWDGDLNPWGMNFNYEVSAQSTLYLSYYQPLDGNSDTIGDMSLIGFQWREKMGNWQLGITPWFVDYQGESNAQYATKDTQYDNQFLLLSAYAKYGMFKVGLDYGHSLDDFDYVANGKYSDQKESVALEFAHGGLKSSGDWLIQFRLLKVERFGVVTEFAQNAVSPFATSNFKGVDLRIRRKMSPEWWLGMRFSDIQRIIEPLEEGYRFRIEGQYKF, encoded by the coding sequence ATGAATAAGCACCATCTCATTTCAGCAACCTTTGTGCTGTTAACGGCAACAGAGGCATCCTCCGACACCCAGTTATACGGTGATATCCTGATTAGATATGAAGATGAGGGAAACCATATCTCGCTTCCACCAAGAGAAAGAATGCGTCTTATTGCCCACGCAGGAATTAAAACCCAGTGGACAGAAAACTGGTTAACCCATTTTCGTTTAGGAACTGGATTGAAAAACAAACAGAATGTGCCAGGCATTACTATTCATCGATTTAGCGAACAACCCCAGCCTGACAGCGATATATTCCTGGAAAGAGCATTTATTCAGGGTAAAGGTGAAAACTGGAAAGTTGAAATAGGGAAAGTGCCCTGGAACAATTTTCAAGTGACCGACATTTTTTGGGATGGAGACCTTAATCCCTGGGGAATGAATTTCAATTATGAGGTATCAGCTCAATCAACCCTGTACTTAAGCTACTATCAACCATTAGACGGTAATTCAGATACAATCGGCGATATGAGCCTTATTGGGTTTCAATGGCGAGAAAAGATGGGTAATTGGCAACTGGGTATTACCCCCTGGTTTGTGGATTACCAAGGCGAGTCAAATGCGCAATACGCAACTAAAGACACTCAATACGACAACCAGTTTCTGTTACTTTCAGCCTACGCAAAATACGGAATGTTTAAAGTTGGTTTGGATTATGGCCACTCTCTTGATGATTTCGATTATGTTGCTAACGGTAAATACTCTGATCAAAAAGAGAGTGTGGCTCTTGAATTCGCCCACGGTGGCTTGAAATCCTCAGGAGATTGGCTCATTCAATTTAGACTATTAAAAGTAGAACGCTTTGGCGTGGTCACAGAATTTGCTCAAAATGCCGTATCACCCTTTGCAACCAGTAATTTCAAAGGAGTGGATCTGAGAATTCGACGCAAAATGTCACCTGAATGGTGGTTAGGAATGCGTTTTTCCGACATACAACGCATTATCGAGCCGCTTGAGGAAGGTTATCGTTTCAGAATTGAAGGCCAGTACAAGTTTTAG